One stretch of Macadamia integrifolia cultivar HAES 741 unplaced genomic scaffold, SCU_Mint_v3 scaffold1689, whole genome shotgun sequence DNA includes these proteins:
- the LOC122064597 gene encoding uncharacterized protein LOC122064597: MLGIFISSLVVIEKRTGLVEVFSERVQKLWNEWELRVLVLLSLLLQVLLIFFGSSRKYTVSIWVRIILWLSYLSAETVATTALGALSHGQGHPGSNELTALWAPFLLLHLGGPDTITAYSLEDNELWMRQFLVLVQQVCIATYVLIRSWYYSRVSILTVFMFIPGIVKYGERIWVLRLASKEQFRSSLLDPPDPSPNYAKFMNDYASKYAEESGVRVTGRMIAEVMMQMEEGSHTQSEEDDDSRAQSEEAQQKPNRLSNLSDAEVLPMAYKFFETFKRLFADLILSEHDWKESREFFQKNSSRTAFKVIEMELGFMYDLLYSKAALAYSYKGSILRCISFSSVIFLLVAFLTGDKVHHYLDVDIVITYLLFIGAFIIEVYAIFILISSDWAFLWLRKNNVINSIPLVSNALKKRLSSRKRWSNFVAQYNFISLCVKDKPSKILPKILRLLCVDKLLENYCHTFYTEVLSRSKEFIFKELHIKSRKVAKIGDIKNLRTSISDSVLQKIDHLRDKLKWSLNDVDFNKNIILWHIATDLCYECHDDISPITVGKRETSKLLSDYMFYLLMNRPFMLPEGVGQNWFQDTCEDAKQFFKQTKSGFNKIEACEKLLEWGTSRTIDPKGEKSKSVLFDACRLGNILRSLKEEESDKWEIMSLVWLEMLTYAASQCRRPNHAQQLRRGGEFITHIWLLMAHLGITELFQIPEERGSVIY; encoded by the exons ATGCTGGGTATAT TCATTAGCAGTTTGGTCGTTATAGAGAAGAGGACCGGATTGGTGGAGGTTTTCTCAGAACGGGTTCAGAAGCTCTGGAATGAATGGGAGCTCCGAGTTCTGGTTCTTCTTAGCCTCCTGTTACAAgtccttctcatcttcttcggcAGCAGTAGAAAGTACACGGTTAGTATCTGGGTGCGGATCATTCTTTGGTTATCTTACTTGTCTGCGGAAACCGTGGCAACTACTGCCCTTGGTGCCCTCTCCCACGGTCAAGGACATCCTGGCAGTAATGAATTAACGGCTCTCTGGGCACCATTTCTTCTGCTGCACCTTGGTGGCCCTGACACCATCACTGCCTACTCCTTGGAAGATAATGAATTGTGGATGAGGCAATTTCTTGTACTAGTGCAACAAGTTTGTATTGCAACTTATGTTTTGATCAGGTCCTGGTATTATAGCAGAGTCTCCATTCTTACGGTCTTCATGTTTATCCCTGGAATTGTCAAGTATGGGGAAAGGATATGGGTTCTTCGGTTGGCAAGCAAGGAACAATTCAGAAGCTCTTTGCTAGATCCTCCAGATCCAAGCCCCAATTATGCCAAATTCATGAACGATTATGCTTCTAAGTATGCTGAAGAGTCCGGAGTCAGAGTCACCGGAAGAATGATTGCAGAAGTTATGATGCAGATGGAGGAGGGATCGCATACCCAAAGCGAAGAGGACGACGACTCACGTGCCCAAAGTGAAGAAGCTCAGCAGAAACCAAATCGGTTATCCAACCTTTCAGATGCAGAGGTTTTGCCTATGGCTTATAAATTCTTTGAGACATTCAAGCGTCTCTTTGCGGATCTCATCCTAAGTGAACACGACTGGAAGGAGAGCAGAGAATTCTTCCAAAAGAATTCATCTAGAACGGCTTTCAAAGTGATCGAGATGGAACTAGGGTTCATGTATGATTTACTTTACTCAAAAGCTGCCTTGGCTTATTCCTACAAAGGCTCCATATTGCGCTGCATCAGCTTCTCTTCCGTGATCTTTTTGCTTGTGGCCTTCTTGACGGGTGATAAAGTCCATCACTACTTGGACGTGGACATAGTCATAACTTACCTCTTGTTCATCGGAGCATTTATTATTGAAGTTTATGCTATCTTCATTCTGATTTCCTCTGACTGGGCATTCCTTTGGCTGAGGAAAAACAATGTGATCAACAGCATTCCACTAGTGTCGAATGCTTTGAAGAAAAGGCTGTCTTCCAGGAAAAGGTGGTCCAATTTCGTTGCGCAATATAATTTTATAAGTCTTTGCGTGAAAGATAAACCATCGAAAATACTACCTAAAATTCTGCGGCTTCTCTGTGTTGACAAATTACTAGAAAACTACTGTCACACATTTTATACAGAAGTCCTCTCCAGGTCAAAAGAATTTATATTCAAAGAGCTCCatataaaatcaagaaaagttGCGAAGATTGGTGATATCAAGAACTTGCGCACAAGTATAAGTGATAGTGTACTTCAGAAGATCGACCATCTCCGAGATAAGCTGAAGTGGAGTCTGAATGATGTAGATTTTAACAAAAACATTATTCTATGGCATATTGCTACAGATCTCTGCTATGAGTGCCATGATGATATTTCACCTATTACAGTAGGGAAACGGGAAACAAGCAAGTTATTATCAGATTACATGTTCTATCTTCTTATGAATCGTCCTTTTATGTTGCCTGAAGGGGTTGGCCAAAATTGGTTCCAAGATACTTGCGAAGATGCTAAGCAGTTTTTCAAACAAACAAAATCAGGATTCAACAAAATTGAAGCTTGTGAGAAGTTGCTAGAGTGGGGCACTAGTCGAACCATTGACCCAAAAGGGGAGAAGAGCAAGTCTGTACTATTTGATGCATGTAGGCTTGGAAATATTTTACGATCCTTGAAGGAAGAGGAGTCGGACAAATGGGAGATAATGAGTCTAGTGTGGCTCGAGATGCTAACTTATGCTGCAAGTCAATGTAGAAGGCCAAACCATGCTCAGCAACTTAGACGAGGGGGAGAATTTATCACTCATATATGGCTTCTAATGGCACATCTTGGTATAACAGAACTGTTTCAAATTCCAGAGGAGCGTGGGTCTGTgatatattga